The following proteins are encoded in a genomic region of Candidatus Poribacteria bacterium:
- a CDS encoding MurR/RpiR family transcriptional regulator, whose product MSEKTGGLLRVQKFYQNLSPTAKKIADYILKNPGKVIHLSITELAEEVKASEATIVRFCQELGYKGYQELKIRIAQSLVSAPQELYEAIDRYDEVPKVKAKVFQAIVQTLNDTLEVLDENELERAVDAIANAGRVEFYGVGGSGVVAQDAYHKFLRIGLNCIALIDSHLQVMSASLLTEKDVAVGISRTGCVKDTVEALQTAREAGAKTICITNFGKTPITEVADIKLFTAARETLFGSDAMTTRIAQLAVMDILCVGVALRRYELARESIKRTREATIGKRF is encoded by the coding sequence ATGTCCGAAAAAACCGGAGGACTTCTGAGGGTCCAAAAGTTCTACCAAAACTTAAGCCCAACTGCGAAGAAGATAGCTGATTACATACTGAAAAACCCGGGGAAGGTCATACACCTCTCGATCACCGAGCTTGCGGAGGAGGTCAAAGCGAGCGAGGCTACGATAGTCAGATTCTGTCAGGAGCTGGGCTACAAAGGCTACCAGGAGCTTAAGATCAGGATAGCGCAGAGCCTCGTCTCAGCCCCACAGGAGCTTTATGAGGCGATAGACAGATACGACGAGGTTCCCAAGGTTAAGGCTAAGGTGTTTCAGGCCATAGTTCAGACCTTGAACGATACCCTCGAGGTTCTGGATGAGAACGAGCTTGAGAGGGCCGTGGACGCGATAGCGAACGCAGGAAGGGTCGAGTTCTACGGGGTAGGAGGTTCAGGGGTTGTGGCGCAGGACGCATATCACAAGTTCCTGAGGATAGGGCTAAATTGCATAGCTCTCATCGACAGTCACCTTCAAGTCATGTCCGCCTCACTTCTGACTGAAAAGGATGTGGCCGTCGGGATATCGCGGACAGGGTGCGTTAAAGACACGGTGGAGGCTCTTCAGACAGCGAGGGAGGCGGGCGCGAAGACCATATGTATAACGAACTTCGGAAAGACTCCGATCACCGAGGTGGCGGACATCAAGCTGTTCACGGCAGCAAGGGAGACGCTGTTCGGAAGCGATGCTATGACGACGAGGATAGCTCAGCTCGCTGTGATGGATATCCTCTGCGTCGGGGTCGCCCTCAGAAGATACGAACTGGCGAGGGAGAGCATAAAGAGGACGAGGGAGGCGACGATAGGAAAGCGGTTCTAA
- a CDS encoding sugar phosphate isomerase/epimerase has translation MEKFCLPTWAWECEGLSIEESLRRISALGAKYVETWIWTGESLNSFTRERIKGIKSILDGEGLKLWVIDLHPEGMLEDSEEARDKAEDYAKRCVETGAELGVKIVTSITTSLPKGVHYRQGWERTVSFASKLVEYSKARGVTFVIEPEPGTIISNGDAFLRLAEEVPDLKANMDIGHHHLVREGIRATVEKLSDYIAHVHIDDNDGTGDQSRPPGEGTIGKEGFLEFLLCLEAANYQGVLAFDVHPAHDPDGALLKSMSYLRGLLDEI, from the coding sequence ATGGAGAAATTCTGCCTTCCCACATGGGCGTGGGAGTGCGAGGGACTCTCGATAGAGGAATCCCTGAGACGCATCTCGGCGCTTGGGGCCAAATACGTCGAAACGTGGATATGGACGGGCGAAAGCTTGAACTCTTTCACCCGTGAGAGGATAAAGGGGATAAAATCGATACTCGACGGCGAGGGTTTGAAACTCTGGGTCATAGACCTCCATCCGGAAGGTATGCTTGAGGATTCTGAGGAGGCAAGGGACAAGGCTGAGGATTACGCAAAGAGATGTGTTGAAACAGGCGCTGAGCTAGGGGTTAAAATCGTGACGAGTATAACGACATCCCTTCCCAAAGGCGTTCATTACCGGCAGGGATGGGAGAGGACGGTCTCGTTCGCATCGAAGCTGGTCGAGTATTCGAAGGCCAGGGGTGTAACCTTCGTGATAGAGCCTGAGCCCGGGACTATCATCTCAAACGGCGACGCCTTCTTAAGGCTTGCCGAGGAGGTCCCGGATCTTAAGGCGAACATGGACATAGGTCACCATCATCTGGTGAGGGAGGGAATAAGAGCGACGGTCGAGAAGCTCTCAGATTACATCGCCCATGTCCACATAGACGATAACGACGGAACGGGTGATCAATCGAGACCTCCCGGGGAGGGGACGATCGGGAAGGAAGGTTTCCTGGAATTCCTCCTGTGTTTGGAAGCCGCAAATTATCAAGGGGTTTTGGCGTTCGACGTCCATCCCGCCCATGACCCCGATGGGGCGCTTTTGAAAAGCATGTCATACCTTCGGGGGCTGCTCGATGAGATTTAA
- a CDS encoding mandelate racemase/muconate lactonizing enzyme family protein, with protein sequence MRITSVEAVPLAWPLPRERMKWWSDYGPRTEIHALIVRVRTDEGIVGYGEVHLGYGYTRGACYAAKTIVEKELAPIVIGGDATRPELLWERMYNDPRSDLALRYGHSCPRLGRRGLTVCAMSGIEMAVWDVFAKSLGVPIYKLLGGGYRDRLPAYASGGHAPPEHAAEEAISYVEKGFRAIKMRVGGMDAPEIPRRSVERVRIVREAIGPEVMLMIDAHGSLNVKQAIRLAREVEEFDITWFEEPVSSDNWRGMAQVRRSTIIPIATGENDFTQFDFKEIIRADAADILQPDLAVCGGFTCARRIAVLAQAEGLQCVPHVWGSAILFVASLHLAASIPNCPIFEFRQGECALFSDLIGEPLTIDDEGYVSVPQGPGLGVEFDLNEAARKFPFEG encoded by the coding sequence ATGAGGATAACATCGGTTGAAGCTGTGCCGCTTGCTTGGCCTCTGCCGCGGGAGAGGATGAAGTGGTGGTCAGATTACGGACCCCGGACCGAGATACACGCTTTGATCGTTCGTGTGCGCACGGACGAGGGGATCGTGGGATACGGTGAGGTCCACCTGGGATATGGTTACACCCGTGGGGCGTGTTATGCGGCGAAAACGATAGTGGAGAAAGAGCTTGCGCCGATCGTGATCGGGGGTGATGCAACACGACCTGAGCTGTTGTGGGAGCGGATGTATAACGATCCACGCTCCGATCTAGCATTGAGATATGGGCATTCGTGTCCGAGGCTAGGACGGCGCGGTCTAACGGTCTGTGCGATGAGCGGGATCGAGATGGCTGTCTGGGACGTGTTCGCCAAGTCGCTTGGGGTGCCGATCTACAAGCTGCTGGGGGGAGGATATCGGGATAGGTTGCCAGCGTATGCGAGCGGCGGTCATGCCCCGCCCGAGCACGCCGCTGAGGAGGCGATCTCGTATGTTGAGAAGGGGTTTCGGGCGATAAAGATGCGTGTCGGCGGGATGGATGCTCCGGAGATCCCGAGGCGATCCGTGGAGCGGGTCAGGATCGTGCGGGAGGCGATCGGCCCTGAGGTCATGTTGATGATCGATGCTCACGGTTCGCTCAACGTCAAGCAGGCGATACGTCTGGCTCGTGAGGTCGAGGAATTCGACATAACGTGGTTCGAGGAACCGGTATCGAGCGACAACTGGCGTGGAATGGCGCAGGTCAGGCGATCGACGATAATCCCGATCGCCACGGGCGAGAACGATTTCACCCAGTTCGATTTCAAGGAGATAATCCGCGCAGACGCCGCCGATATACTTCAACCCGACTTGGCGGTCTGCGGTGGGTTTACATGTGCCCGCCGGATCGCCGTATTGGCGCAGGCTGAGGGGCTGCAGTGCGTGCCACACGTCTGGGGTTCAGCTATCCTGTTCGTCGCAAGCCTGCATCTTGCCGCTTCCATCCCGAACTGCCCGATCTTCGAGTTCCGTCAGGGCGAATGTGCCCTCTTCAGCGACCTCATAGGCGAACCTTTAACTATAGATGACGAAGGATACGTTTCAGTCCCGCAGGGGCCTGGTTTGGGGGTTGAGTTCGACCTCAACGAAGCTGCTCGCAAGTTCCCGTTCGAAGGATAA